Proteins encoded in a region of the Cupriavidus pauculus genome:
- the pyk gene encoding pyruvate kinase — MRRQRKAKIVATLGPASSDIAVIRELFEAGADVFRLNFSHGTHDDHRQRYDAVRRVEAETGRPIAILADLQGPKLRIGTFAVGKVAVRAGDRFVLDSDPTPGDGTRVHLPHPELFRAASAGQSLLIDDGKVRLAIESVSSGSIVTRVVNNGTLSDRKGVNVPDAVIPIPALTDKDRKDLDFALSLGADWIALSFVQRPSDIVEAREIIGTRAGVLSKIEKPAALQQLDEIVRVSDAVMVARGDLGVELPPERVPGVQKRILRVCRQLGKPVVIATQMLESMIDSPVPTRAEASDVASAIYDGADAVMLSAESANGRYPVQAIAMMDRISIEVERDPLYRNMLDAQHEAPLSTRQDAICAALREVTHIIGARATVTYTSSGATALRAARERPCAPIVSITPNLDIARRLAITWGVHSTVSPDVQSVDEMVQAATRAALVEGYAEPGDQITIAAGIPFGQGGTTNLLRVAEVGGASPDLTLSGAALTQSPKETAGV, encoded by the coding sequence ATGAGACGCCAGCGCAAAGCGAAGATCGTCGCCACGCTCGGTCCGGCCAGCAGCGATATCGCGGTGATCCGCGAACTGTTCGAGGCCGGTGCCGACGTGTTCCGGCTGAACTTCAGCCATGGCACGCACGACGATCATCGCCAGCGATACGACGCGGTGCGGCGCGTGGAGGCCGAGACGGGCCGCCCCATCGCGATTCTTGCGGACCTGCAGGGTCCCAAGCTGCGCATCGGCACGTTCGCGGTGGGCAAGGTCGCGGTGCGCGCGGGCGACCGCTTCGTGCTCGACAGCGATCCCACGCCCGGCGATGGCACGCGCGTGCATCTGCCACACCCCGAACTGTTTCGCGCGGCGAGCGCGGGCCAGTCGCTGCTGATCGACGACGGCAAGGTGCGCCTGGCCATCGAGTCGGTCTCGAGCGGGAGCATCGTGACGCGCGTGGTCAACAACGGCACGCTGTCCGATCGCAAGGGCGTGAACGTGCCTGACGCGGTGATTCCCATTCCCGCGCTGACCGACAAGGATCGAAAGGACCTGGACTTCGCGCTGTCGCTCGGCGCGGACTGGATCGCGCTGTCGTTCGTGCAGCGCCCGTCCGATATCGTCGAGGCGCGCGAGATCATCGGCACGCGCGCGGGCGTGCTGTCGAAGATCGAAAAGCCTGCCGCGCTGCAGCAGCTCGACGAAATCGTGCGCGTGTCGGATGCGGTGATGGTCGCACGTGGCGATCTTGGCGTGGAGTTGCCGCCCGAGCGCGTCCCGGGCGTGCAGAAGCGCATCCTGCGCGTGTGCCGCCAGCTCGGCAAGCCAGTCGTGATCGCCACGCAGATGCTGGAGTCGATGATCGATTCGCCGGTGCCGACGCGCGCGGAGGCATCCGACGTGGCGAGCGCGATCTACGACGGCGCGGACGCCGTGATGCTGTCGGCCGAGTCAGCCAACGGGCGCTACCCCGTGCAGGCGATCGCGATGATGGACCGCATCTCGATCGAGGTCGAGCGCGATCCGCTCTACCGCAACATGCTCGATGCCCAGCACGAGGCGCCGCTTTCCACGCGGCAGGATGCGATCTGCGCGGCGCTGCGCGAAGTCACGCATATCATCGGCGCGCGCGCGACCGTGACGTACACCTCGTCCGGCGCCACGGCGCTGCGCGCGGCGCGCGAGCGTCCATGCGCGCCGATCGTGAGCATCACGCCCAATCTCGATATCGCGCGCCGCCTCGCAATCACGTGGGGCGTGCACTCGACCGTCAGCCCCGATGTGCAGAGCGTGGACGAGATGGTCCAGGCGGCCACGCGCGCCGCGCTCGTCGAGGGCTATGCCGAGCCCGGCGACCAGATCACGATCGCGGCGGGGATACCGTTCGGGCAAGGCGGGACGACCAACCTGCTGCGCGTGGCGGAAGTCGGCGGCGCATCGCCCGACCTTACGCTGAGCGGCGCCGCCCTCACCCAGTCGCCGAAGGAGACGGCCGGCGTGTGA
- a CDS encoding glycerate kinase → MYASDANAANAARLTPARRSFADYRDPHQARTLLRDLFDTAVAAVSASHCLPPHLPSPPKGRTVVIGAGKAAAAMAQAVDAHWQGPLSGLVVTRYDHGADCHRIEVVEAAHPVPDAAGQRAAERMVGLVQGLTADDLVLCLISGGGSALLAAPAPGLTLADKQAINKALLRSGANIGEMNCVRKHLSALKGGRLALACAPARVETLLISDIPGDDPTLIASGPTLPDATTCADALAVIAKYGIDIPAHVRAHLESGAGETPKPGDARFAGHRSVTLATAQQSLEAAAARARELGLETHILSDCIEGEARDVAQVHAAIARQVAARGQPFAKPCVLLSGGETTVTVRGNGRGGRNAEFLLALAVALDGLPGVHAIAGDTDGIDGSEDNAGAVLSPDTLVRAAARGLSARAHLANNDGYGFFAGLDDLIVTGPTRTNVNDFRAILVI, encoded by the coding sequence ATGTACGCCTCGGACGCCAATGCCGCCAATGCCGCGCGACTGACGCCTGCCCGCCGGTCCTTCGCCGATTATCGCGACCCCCACCAGGCCCGCACGCTGCTGCGCGACCTGTTCGATACCGCCGTGGCCGCGGTCAGCGCCAGCCACTGCCTTCCCCCTCACCTGCCCTCACCGCCGAAAGGCCGTACCGTCGTCATCGGCGCCGGCAAGGCGGCCGCCGCGATGGCGCAGGCCGTCGATGCGCACTGGCAGGGACCGCTGTCGGGCCTCGTGGTCACGCGCTACGATCACGGCGCCGACTGCCATCGCATCGAGGTGGTCGAGGCCGCCCACCCCGTACCCGATGCAGCGGGACAGCGCGCCGCCGAACGCATGGTCGGGCTCGTGCAGGGCCTGACCGCCGACGACCTCGTGCTGTGCCTGATCTCGGGCGGCGGCTCCGCGCTGCTCGCCGCGCCGGCACCGGGCCTGACGCTCGCGGACAAGCAGGCCATCAACAAGGCGCTGCTGCGCAGCGGCGCGAACATCGGCGAGATGAACTGCGTGCGGAAGCACCTGTCCGCGCTCAAGGGCGGACGGCTCGCGCTCGCCTGTGCGCCGGCGCGCGTGGAGACACTGCTTATCTCCGACATTCCCGGCGACGATCCGACGCTGATCGCCAGCGGCCCGACGCTGCCCGACGCCACCACGTGCGCCGACGCGCTCGCGGTCATCGCCAAGTACGGCATCGATATCCCCGCGCACGTGCGCGCGCACCTCGAGAGCGGCGCCGGCGAAACGCCGAAGCCCGGCGACGCGCGCTTTGCCGGCCATCGCAGCGTGACGCTCGCCACCGCGCAACAATCGCTCGAAGCGGCGGCGGCGCGGGCGCGCGAGCTCGGCCTCGAGACCCATATTCTTTCCGACTGCATCGAGGGCGAGGCACGCGACGTGGCGCAGGTGCATGCGGCCATCGCGCGTCAGGTGGCCGCGCGCGGACAGCCGTTCGCCAAACCCTGCGTGCTGCTCTCCGGCGGCGAGACCACGGTGACCGTGCGCGGCAATGGCCGCGGCGGCCGCAATGCCGAGTTCCTGCTCGCGCTGGCCGTCGCGCTCGACGGGCTGCCCGGCGTGCACGCGATTGCCGGCGATACCGATGGTATCGATGGCTCGGAGGACAACGCCGGGGCCGTGCTGTCGCCCGACACGCTCGTGCGGGCCGCCGCGCGCGGCCTCTCCGCGCGCGCGCATCTGGCCAACAACGACGGCTACGGCTTCTTTGCGGGCCTCGACGACCTCATCGTCACCGGCCCCACCCGCACCAACGTCAACGACTTTCGCGCGATCCTCGTGATCTGA
- a CDS encoding DUF4178 domain-containing protein, whose translation MQTVNCPGCGAEVSFRSSAAVMAVCEYCQSTLLRDADSVRDIGKMSAVLEDYTPLQIHTSGRWEGQGFTLVGRIQLRYDAGLWNEWYVLFDDGSDGWLADASGQYMLSRRVRPEAVASATSDPLPPFARLRPGTPLRYEGLPFVAGDVRAARCTGGQGELPFSVGAGWTTQVADFRYEGRFLTLDYADGEPPAVYAGQLVTLDRLQCQLLRAADEIGRTADRYRGKAVPLACPHCGSSIAYRAGTANFVICSSCHSEVDCTTSTALVLAKHEEVEALRTSLAPGDVGTIDGKPYTVLGLLQCTDNDDEETSTWVEYLLFNEDAGLLWLVEQDSGWDRVRVLDVWPKQSGANEVTFEAKPYRKGFTYESEVLYAAGTFNWRVQAGDKTQLTEYGSPARRLTQETSETEIVWTLSTTVSRTQVSLWFQDNKALAEAAKLPEQKRSAGAVDDLGYCTRAAWGFVFLLWLLNLPMVLIGREDWDGLIYGTLALWAPIWIARHYGGSGSGDED comes from the coding sequence ATGCAAACGGTCAACTGTCCGGGCTGCGGCGCGGAGGTCAGCTTTCGTTCGTCCGCCGCGGTCATGGCGGTCTGCGAGTATTGCCAGAGCACGCTGCTCAGGGACGCCGATTCCGTCCGCGACATCGGCAAGATGTCGGCCGTGCTCGAGGACTACACGCCGCTGCAGATCCATACGAGCGGCCGGTGGGAGGGGCAGGGCTTCACGCTCGTCGGCCGCATCCAGCTGCGCTATGACGCGGGCCTCTGGAACGAGTGGTACGTGCTGTTCGACGACGGCTCCGACGGATGGCTCGCCGATGCGTCGGGCCAGTACATGCTGTCGCGCCGCGTGCGGCCGGAGGCCGTGGCCAGTGCCACATCGGACCCGCTGCCGCCGTTCGCGCGCCTGCGCCCGGGCACGCCGCTGCGTTACGAGGGCCTGCCGTTCGTGGCCGGCGACGTCCGCGCGGCGCGCTGCACGGGCGGACAGGGCGAACTGCCGTTCTCGGTCGGCGCGGGATGGACCACGCAGGTCGCGGACTTCCGTTACGAAGGCCGCTTCCTGACGCTCGACTACGCCGACGGCGAACCGCCCGCCGTCTATGCGGGGCAACTGGTCACGCTGGACCGTCTGCAATGCCAGCTGTTGCGCGCGGCGGACGAGATCGGCCGGACCGCCGACCGCTATCGCGGCAAGGCGGTGCCGCTCGCCTGCCCGCATTGCGGCAGCTCGATCGCCTATCGCGCGGGCACGGCGAACTTCGTGATTTGCTCCAGTTGCCATAGCGAAGTCGATTGCACCACGTCGACGGCGCTCGTGCTCGCCAAGCATGAAGAAGTCGAAGCACTGCGCACGAGCCTCGCGCCGGGCGACGTCGGCACCATCGACGGCAAGCCGTACACGGTGCTCGGCCTGCTGCAGTGCACGGACAACGACGACGAGGAAACCTCGACCTGGGTCGAATACCTGCTGTTCAACGAGGACGCGGGACTGCTGTGGCTCGTCGAGCAGGACAGCGGCTGGGATCGCGTGCGCGTGCTCGACGTCTGGCCGAAGCAGAGCGGCGCGAACGAGGTCACGTTCGAAGCCAAGCCATATCGCAAGGGTTTCACGTACGAGAGCGAGGTGCTGTACGCCGCGGGCACGTTCAACTGGCGCGTGCAGGCCGGCGACAAGACGCAGCTGACCGAGTACGGCTCGCCGGCGCGGCGGCTCACGCAGGAGACCAGCGAAACGGAGATCGTCTGGACGCTGTCGACGACGGTGTCGCGAACGCAGGTCTCGCTCTGGTTCCAGGACAACAAGGCGCTCGCCGAGGCCGCGAAGCTGCCCGAACAAAAGCGATCGGCGGGAGCCGTCGATGACCTCGGCTATTGCACGCGCGCGGCGTGGGGCTTCGTGTTCCTGCTGTGGCTGCTGAACCTGCCGATGGTGCTGATCGGCCGCGAAGACTGGGACGGGCTGATTTACGGAACGTTGGCGCTGTGGGCGCCGATCTGGATCGCGCGGCATTACGGCGGATCCGGCAGCGGGGATGAGGACTGA
- the speD gene encoding adenosylmethionine decarboxylase codes for MNAPVLPCPPVLGRHLLLDMQGVPAAVLTDATRIEQILHDAARAAGATPIASRFQHFGPGLGVTGVLLLRESHISIHTWPEYGFAAVDIFMCGQAAPERGVEVIVGALAPASHHVRDEARGPASGPGRQNP; via the coding sequence GTGAACGCGCCCGTGCTGCCATGCCCGCCGGTCTTGGGCCGCCACCTGCTGCTGGACATGCAGGGGGTGCCGGCGGCGGTGCTGACCGATGCCACGCGCATCGAGCAGATCCTGCACGACGCCGCCCGCGCGGCCGGCGCGACGCCCATCGCCTCCCGCTTCCAGCATTTCGGGCCGGGCCTCGGCGTGACGGGCGTGCTGCTGCTGCGCGAGTCCCATATCAGCATCCATACATGGCCCGAGTACGGGTTCGCGGCTGTGGATATCTTCATGTGCGGCCAGGCGGCGCCCGAGCGCGGCGTCGAGGTCATCGTCGGGGCGCTGGCCCCGGCGTCACACCACGTCCGCGATGAAGCGCGTGGCCCGGCGTCGGGGCCGGGCCGCCAAAACCCCTGA
- a CDS encoding Cd(II)/Pb(II)-responsive transcriptional regulator yields the protein MRIGELSRHSGCDIETIRYYEREGLLDAPQREDNGYRRYGDGHLVQLNFVRHCRSLGMSLSDVRRLRDFQRNPSLACDDINHLLDRQIDQIHTQRVALEALEGQLRALRETCATPHPASECGILQNLQQAAEGAPCECHAHTH from the coding sequence ATGCGCATCGGCGAACTGTCGCGCCACAGCGGCTGCGATATCGAGACCATCCGGTATTACGAGCGGGAAGGGCTGCTGGACGCACCGCAGCGCGAGGACAACGGCTACCGCCGGTATGGCGACGGCCATCTGGTGCAACTCAACTTCGTGCGGCACTGCCGTTCGCTCGGCATGAGCCTCTCCGACGTGCGCCGCCTGCGCGATTTCCAGCGCAATCCGTCGCTGGCGTGCGACGACATCAATCATCTGCTGGACCGCCAGATCGACCAGATCCACACGCAGCGCGTGGCATTGGAAGCGCTCGAGGGCCAGCTGCGCGCACTGCGCGAGACGTGTGCGACGCCCCATCCGGCGAGCGAGTGCGGCATCCTCCAGAACCTCCAGCAGGCCGCCGAGGGCGCTCCCTGCGAGTGCCACGCGCACACGCACTGA
- a CDS encoding neutral zinc metallopeptidase, translating into MRLDDEAESQNVEDRRGGGYGGGGGFGLPVGGRTIGIGTVIVALAASYFFGIDPSVIFQGASVIQGQQQQPQHAPQQHRPPATDQLTVFTRKVLGNTERTWEHIFETDLNRRYAPPTLVLFSGATPTACGTGQSAMGPFYCPGDQKVYIDLAFYDELRQRFGAGGDFAQAYVIAHEIGHHVQNLLGVSAKVDAARRRMSEAQANQLSVRLELQADCLAGVWAATAQKANQQLLEPGDVEEGLKTAAAIGDDRLQRQAQGYVVPEAFTHGTSEQRVRWLRQGLTTGDIRKCDTFAARQL; encoded by the coding sequence ATGCGTCTCGATGACGAAGCCGAAAGCCAGAACGTAGAAGACCGCCGCGGCGGCGGTTATGGAGGCGGCGGTGGATTCGGACTTCCGGTCGGCGGCCGCACCATCGGCATCGGCACGGTCATCGTCGCGCTGGCCGCGTCATACTTCTTTGGTATCGACCCCTCGGTGATCTTCCAGGGCGCGTCGGTGATCCAGGGCCAGCAGCAGCAACCGCAGCACGCGCCGCAGCAGCATCGCCCGCCCGCCACCGACCAGCTGACCGTGTTCACGCGCAAGGTGCTCGGCAATACCGAGCGCACATGGGAGCACATCTTCGAGACGGACCTGAATCGCCGGTATGCGCCGCCGACGCTGGTGCTGTTCAGCGGCGCGACGCCGACCGCGTGCGGTACCGGACAGTCCGCGATGGGTCCGTTCTATTGCCCCGGCGATCAGAAGGTCTATATCGACCTCGCGTTCTATGACGAACTGCGCCAGCGGTTCGGTGCCGGTGGCGACTTTGCGCAGGCGTATGTGATCGCGCACGAGATCGGCCACCATGTGCAGAACCTGCTCGGCGTGTCCGCCAAGGTCGACGCCGCGCGCCGTCGCATGAGCGAGGCGCAGGCGAACCAGCTGTCCGTGCGGCTCGAACTCCAGGCCGATTGCCTCGCCGGCGTATGGGCGGCCACCGCGCAAAAGGCCAACCAGCAACTGCTGGAGCCGGGCGACGTGGAAGAAGGCCTCAAAACCGCGGCCGCGATCGGCGACGACCGGCTGCAGCGTCAGGCGCAGGGATATGTGGTGCCGGAAGCGTTCACGCACGGCACGAGCGAGCAACGCGTGCGATGGCTGCGCCAGGGTCTGACGACGGGCGACATCCGCAAATGCGACACGTTTGCCGCGCGGCAGTTATAA
- a CDS encoding NAD(P)-binding protein, producing the protein MHWDRRRFLLAAGATALAGCDRLDGDAARFLAGLGLREPDPIVLRPGMAEGHALRDGGSGIAGGRDAGDDLTTEVAILGSGAAGIAAAWQLSRAGCHDFVMIDGPEFGGNAAGGRLGDVSFPRGAHYLPLPSEESTHVREMLADIGVIERDAFDARPHYDERVLVHGPEERLFLDGAWHDGLVPDNALPGDDARQHAAFFARLDTLRHAVGSDGRKVFTIPLALASRDPAWRALDRQTFRQWMLAEGFTAPTLHWYADYCCRDDYGAGHDTVSAWAGLHYFASRGGHARNAADGAVLTWSDGLHGLVSRLVQRIDARQGAQMGTRRQPWRRPGMAIRVGEHSHGVVVEGVDWPGGVASGAAPRAWRVRARRVICAMPLHVAARIMDLRRYGFDPARHLTPHAPWLVSSFHLRGFPDEAAGVPLAWDNVVHGGRGLGYVVATHQWIRQARPAETVFTAYCPLDDTAYRGGAAAERPGDIRRWLATATPAELMALATTDLRAVYGRDFWRHADAVEITARGHAMATPTPGFLSNAGIAALREADGRVLFAHADLSGLSVFEEAAWWGTRAALRVVG; encoded by the coding sequence ATGCATTGGGACCGCCGCCGCTTTCTGCTCGCCGCGGGCGCTACCGCGCTGGCGGGATGCGATCGCCTCGACGGCGATGCGGCGCGCTTTCTTGCGGGACTCGGGCTGCGCGAGCCCGATCCCATCGTGCTGCGGCCGGGCATGGCCGAAGGCCACGCGCTGCGCGATGGCGGGTCCGGGATCGCCGGTGGCCGGGACGCGGGCGACGACCTGACGACCGAGGTCGCGATCCTTGGCAGCGGCGCCGCGGGCATCGCCGCGGCGTGGCAGCTCTCGCGCGCCGGATGTCACGACTTTGTCATGATCGACGGTCCCGAGTTCGGTGGTAACGCGGCAGGCGGGCGGCTCGGCGACGTCAGCTTTCCACGCGGCGCGCATTACCTGCCGCTGCCGTCGGAAGAGTCGACGCACGTGCGCGAGATGCTCGCCGACATCGGCGTGATCGAGCGCGATGCATTCGACGCACGGCCGCATTACGACGAACGCGTGCTCGTGCACGGCCCGGAGGAGCGGTTGTTCCTCGATGGCGCATGGCACGATGGGCTGGTACCGGACAACGCGCTGCCCGGCGACGATGCCCGTCAGCACGCGGCGTTTTTCGCGCGGCTCGATACGCTGCGCCATGCGGTGGGTAGCGACGGGCGCAAGGTGTTCACCATCCCGCTCGCGCTGGCGTCGCGCGATCCGGCCTGGCGCGCGCTCGATCGCCAGACGTTCCGGCAGTGGATGCTGGCCGAGGGCTTTACCGCGCCGACGCTGCACTGGTACGCCGACTACTGCTGCCGCGACGACTACGGGGCCGGTCATGACACCGTTTCGGCGTGGGCCGGCCTCCATTACTTTGCCAGTCGCGGCGGGCACGCGCGCAACGCGGCCGATGGCGCCGTGCTGACGTGGTCCGACGGCCTGCACGGACTGGTGTCGCGGCTGGTACAGCGAATCGATGCGCGCCAGGGTGCGCAGATGGGTACGCGCCGCCAGCCGTGGCGTCGCCCGGGCATGGCCATCCGCGTCGGGGAACACTCCCATGGCGTGGTCGTCGAGGGCGTAGACTGGCCTGGCGGGGTGGCCTCCGGCGCCGCGCCACGCGCATGGCGCGTCCGCGCGCGCCGTGTCATCTGCGCGATGCCGCTGCACGTGGCCGCGCGCATCATGGATCTGCGCCGGTATGGTTTCGACCCCGCCCGGCATCTGACGCCGCATGCGCCGTGGCTCGTCTCGAGCTTTCATCTGCGGGGCTTTCCGGATGAAGCCGCTGGCGTGCCGCTCGCATGGGACAACGTCGTGCACGGCGGCCGCGGGCTCGGTTATGTGGTGGCCACGCATCAGTGGATCCGGCAGGCCCGCCCCGCCGAGACTGTGTTTACAGCCTATTGCCCGCTCGACGATACCGCGTACCGCGGTGGCGCCGCGGCGGAGCGCCCCGGAGATATCCGCCGCTGGCTGGCCACGGCCACGCCCGCCGAACTCATGGCGCTGGCCACCACCGACCTGCGCGCGGTCTACGGCCGCGACTTCTGGCGCCATGCGGACGCCGTGGAGATTACCGCGCGCGGCCACGCCATGGCCACGCCGACGCCGGGATTCCTGTCCAACGCCGGGATCGCGGCATTGCGGGAGGCCGACGGCCGGGTGCTGTTCGCCCATGCGGACCTGTCGGGGCTGTCGGTGTTCGAGGAGGCCGCATGGTGGGGTACGCGTGCCGCATTGCGGGTCGTCGGATAA
- a CDS encoding SPFH domain-containing protein gives MSIGSFIKKQFIDIIQWTEDTDGVLAWRHPMEDMEIQYGGSLTVRESQMAVFVNEGKIADVFGPGMYKLTTQTLPVLTYLKNWDKLFESPFKSDVYFFSTRLQIGRKWGTPQAITIRDADFGMVRLRAFGLYSYKIADPAKFYGEISGTRASYSRDEVEEQLRNLLIATMTSTLGASSVPFLDMAANQGLMSQTIREKLAPEFERYGVALDNFAVTNVSLPEELQKAIDTRISMGMMGDMSRYTQYQVASSIPLAAQNEGGVAGLGASLAAGAVMGQAMAGGLGVAPAAGAPAPAVPAAAAPAADDPAARLGKLKELLDKGLVTQAEFDAAKAEILRKLVG, from the coding sequence ATGAGCATCGGGTCATTCATCAAGAAGCAGTTCATCGACATCATCCAGTGGACCGAGGACACGGATGGCGTGCTGGCATGGCGCCACCCGATGGAGGACATGGAGATCCAGTACGGCGGCAGCCTGACGGTGCGCGAGTCGCAGATGGCGGTGTTCGTGAACGAAGGCAAGATCGCCGACGTCTTCGGTCCCGGCATGTACAAGCTGACGACCCAGACGCTGCCCGTCCTCACTTATCTGAAGAACTGGGACAAGCTGTTCGAGTCGCCCTTCAAGTCGGACGTCTACTTCTTCAGCACGCGCCTGCAGATCGGCCGCAAATGGGGCACGCCGCAGGCCATTACCATTCGCGACGCGGACTTCGGCATGGTGCGGCTGCGCGCGTTCGGCCTGTACTCGTACAAGATTGCCGATCCGGCAAAGTTCTATGGCGAGATCAGCGGCACGCGCGCGTCGTACTCGCGCGACGAAGTGGAAGAGCAGCTGCGCAACCTGCTGATCGCGACGATGACGAGCACGCTCGGCGCATCGTCGGTGCCGTTCCTCGACATGGCAGCGAACCAGGGGCTGATGTCGCAGACCATTCGCGAGAAGCTCGCGCCCGAGTTCGAACGCTACGGCGTGGCGCTCGACAACTTCGCGGTGACCAACGTGTCGCTGCCCGAGGAACTGCAGAAGGCCATCGACACGCGGATCTCGATGGGCATGATGGGCGATATGTCGCGCTACACGCAGTACCAGGTCGCCAGTTCGATCCCGCTCGCGGCACAGAACGAGGGCGGCGTGGCCGGCCTCGGTGCCAGTCTTGCCGCCGGCGCGGTGATGGGGCAGGCGATGGCCGGGGGGCTCGGTGTTGCGCCGGCGGCCGGCGCGCCCGCGCCCGCGGTGCCCGCGGCGGCAGCACCGGCTGCCGACGATCCCGCCGCCCGCCTGGGCAAGCTCAAGGAACTGCTCGACAAGGGACTCGTCACGCAGGCGGAATTCGACGCCGCCAAGGCCGAGATCCTCAGGAAGCTCGTCGGCTGA
- a CDS encoding DUF350 domain-containing protein, with translation MNSIYAYATHLLASLVLLAVFVGVYTRITPFHEFALIRKGNMAAALSLGGSTLGFCFTLSSSIQHNDDFMMFLLWALGAMVVQAAAYAALTRALPDMNAAIESNNIAMGGLMGTLSVTVGVLNAACLS, from the coding sequence ATGAATTCGATCTACGCCTATGCGACGCACCTGCTGGCCAGTCTCGTGCTGCTCGCCGTGTTCGTCGGAGTCTACACCAGGATCACGCCATTCCATGAGTTCGCGCTCATCCGCAAAGGCAATATGGCGGCCGCGCTATCGCTGGGCGGCAGTACGCTCGGCTTCTGCTTCACGCTGTCCTCGAGCATCCAGCACAACGACGACTTCATGATGTTCCTGCTGTGGGCGCTGGGCGCGATGGTTGTGCAGGCCGCCGCCTACGCGGCGCTCACGCGCGCGCTGCCGGACATGAACGCCGCGATCGAATCGAACAATATCGCCATGGGCGGCCTGATGGGCACGCTCTCGGTAACGGTGGGCGTGCTCAATGCCGCCTGCCTGTCGTGA
- a CDS encoding polyamine aminopropyltransferase: MRDRTLVLSVLIVASCGLGYELIAGALSSYLLGDSILQFSSIIGCYLFAMGVGSWLSRYVKDEDVLARFIDIEILVGLLGGISAALLFVVFAWLSAPFRTALYALVFVIGVLVGMEIPLVMRILNARRAAFSELVSRVLTFDYLGALAVSLVFPLVLAPRLGLSRTGFLFGMLNVAVALFTLRIFRAELTQVPARMLRAGMVLAVLTAGFAGSSHLTHWAERGLFGDEIIHSQTTPYQRLVITRWKDDLRLYINGNLQFSSRDEHRYHEALVHPVLQALPWARRVLVIGGGDGLALREVLKYRGIEHVTLVDLDPAMTTLFSRSEPLRALNQGSLTDARVTVVNADAAQWLEQNSESFDAIIVDLPDPSNFGLGKLYSVPMYRLLSRHLAEKGYAVVQSTSPYYAPRSFWDIDATLREAGLHTWPYHTYVPSFGEWGFILAGKRGDYTPPTHYDVPMKFLDADSTALMFRFPADMAPREGTANRLNEQTLVHDFERDWRNVIR, translated from the coding sequence ATGCGCGACCGTACCCTCGTTCTTTCCGTCCTGATCGTCGCCTCGTGCGGACTCGGCTACGAGCTCATCGCCGGCGCGCTGTCCAGCTACCTGCTCGGCGACTCGATCCTCCAGTTCTCGTCGATCATCGGCTGCTATCTGTTCGCGATGGGCGTGGGCTCGTGGCTGTCGCGGTACGTGAAGGACGAAGACGTGCTCGCGCGCTTCATCGATATCGAGATCCTCGTCGGGCTGCTCGGCGGTATCTCGGCCGCGCTGCTGTTCGTGGTGTTCGCCTGGCTGTCCGCGCCGTTTCGCACGGCCCTCTATGCGCTGGTATTCGTGATCGGCGTGCTCGTGGGCATGGAGATTCCGCTCGTCATGCGCATCCTCAACGCGCGCCGCGCCGCGTTCAGCGAGCTCGTGAGCCGCGTGCTGACGTTCGACTATCTCGGCGCGCTGGCCGTCTCGCTCGTGTTTCCGCTCGTGCTGGCGCCACGGCTCGGGCTGTCGCGCACGGGCTTCCTGTTCGGCATGCTCAACGTGGCGGTGGCGCTGTTCACGCTGCGCATCTTCCGCGCCGAACTCACGCAGGTGCCCGCCCGCATGCTGCGCGCGGGCATGGTGCTGGCCGTGCTGACGGCCGGCTTCGCGGGATCGTCGCACCTCACGCACTGGGCCGAGCGCGGGCTGTTCGGCGACGAGATCATCCACAGCCAGACCACGCCATACCAGCGGCTGGTGATCACACGCTGGAAGGACGACCTGCGGCTCTATATCAACGGCAACCTCCAGTTCTCGTCGCGCGACGAACACCGGTACCACGAGGCGCTCGTGCACCCCGTGCTGCAGGCGCTGCCGTGGGCGCGCCGCGTGCTCGTCATCGGCGGCGGCGACGGTCTGGCGCTTCGCGAAGTGCTCAAGTACCGCGGCATCGAGCACGTGACGCTCGTCGACCTCGACCCGGCCATGACCACGCTGTTCTCGCGCAGCGAGCCGCTGCGCGCGCTGAACCAGGGCTCACTGACCGATGCGCGCGTGACCGTGGTCAATGCCGATGCCGCGCAATGGCTCGAGCAGAACAGCGAGAGCTTCGACGCGATCATCGTCGACCTGCCCGATCCGTCCAACTTCGGCCTCGGCAAGCTCTACTCGGTACCGATGTACCGGCTCCTCTCGCGCCATCTTGCGGAGAAGGGGTATGCGGTCGTCCAATCGACATCGCCGTACTACGCGCCGCGCTCGTTCTGGGATATCGATGCCACGCTGCGCGAGGCGGGCTTGCACACGTGGCCGTATCACACCTACGTGCCGTCGTTCGGCGAATGGGGCTTTATCCTCGCCGGCAAGCGCGGCGACTACACGCCGCCGACGCACTACGACGTGCCGATGAAATTCCTCGATGCGGACAGCACCGCGCTGATGTTCCGCTTTCCGGCGGACATGGCGCCGCGCGAGGGCACGGCCAACCGGCTCAATGAGCAGACGCTCGTGCACGATTTCGAGCGGGACTGGCGTAACGTGATCCGCTGA